A genomic segment from Luteolibacter ambystomatis encodes:
- a CDS encoding aldo/keto reductase produces the protein MEVSVLGFGASSLGSVFREVSVEDCVSTVHAALAGGINFIDVSPSYGQSLAEVRLGRALEGVPRGDYYLATKIGSYSEARGDYDFSRASTERSVEHSMIRLGVDHIDLIQCHDIEFADHDQIVNETLPTLLDLKEQGLVRHIGITGLPLGIFRSILDRVPDGLVETILSFCHYELNDTSLGDLLPYFKERGVGVINASPTGMGLLTRRGAPSWHPSTPEIQAGCRKAVEHCDSKGVDIVKLAVQFCCINPDIASTLVGTASPKNIRDNIAYAEEPIDEPLLAEVMEILEPIRNFTFTRGLPQHRDPAEVLRPLLAARA, from the coding sequence ATGGAAGTCTCCGTTCTTGGGTTTGGAGCTTCCTCTTTGGGGTCGGTTTTTCGTGAGGTCAGTGTGGAGGATTGCGTCTCCACTGTCCATGCGGCGCTCGCGGGAGGGATCAATTTTATCGATGTCTCGCCCTCCTATGGCCAGTCCTTGGCGGAGGTCCGGCTGGGTCGGGCGTTGGAAGGGGTCCCCCGGGGGGACTACTATCTGGCGACCAAGATTGGCAGCTACAGCGAGGCGCGGGGGGACTACGATTTTTCGCGGGCGAGCACGGAACGCAGCGTGGAGCACAGCATGATCCGGCTGGGGGTGGATCACATCGACCTTATCCAATGCCATGACATCGAGTTCGCCGATCACGACCAGATCGTCAACGAAACGCTTCCGACGCTGCTTGATCTGAAGGAACAGGGGCTGGTCCGCCACATCGGCATCACCGGTCTGCCGCTGGGAATTTTCCGGTCGATTCTGGACCGGGTGCCGGACGGCTTGGTCGAAACCATCCTGTCCTTCTGCCACTACGAACTGAACGATACCTCGCTCGGCGACCTGTTGCCATACTTCAAGGAACGTGGTGTGGGTGTCATCAATGCTTCTCCCACGGGCATGGGATTGCTGACCCGCCGCGGGGCGCCGTCCTGGCATCCCTCCACGCCGGAAATCCAGGCGGGATGCCGCAAAGCGGTGGAGCATTGCGATTCGAAGGGGGTGGATATTGTGAAACTCGCCGTCCAATTCTGCTGCATCAATCCGGACATCGCGTCCACGCTGGTGGGTACGGCGAGTCCGAAAAATATCCGCGACAACATCGCCTACGCGGAGGAACCGATCGACGAACCACTGCTCGCCGAGGTCATGGAGATTCTGGAGCCGATCCGGAATTTCACCTTCACCCGCGGACTGCCACAGCATCGCGATCCGGCGGAGGTATTGCGTCCGCTGCTGGCGGCGCGTGCGTAA
- a CDS encoding response regulator transcription factor → MNIRVAVVEDDTVTRESLVALINRAADMSCIASWGSAEDAIAGLPAQVPDVLLADINLPGASGITCVATLKAAHPGMQVIMLTTYDDTDSIFDSLRSGASGYLLKRSAATELLPAIREVAIDGGSPMSAHIARKVVTYFHPERRATPEMQSLTPREQEILARLAKGLLYKEIADQLGISVSTVRAHLHAVYGKLHVQSRTEAVVKYLQG, encoded by the coding sequence ATGAATATCCGAGTCGCCGTTGTGGAGGATGATACGGTCACACGCGAAAGCCTGGTGGCCCTGATCAATCGCGCGGCTGACATGTCCTGCATCGCCTCGTGGGGTTCGGCCGAGGATGCCATCGCCGGGCTGCCCGCACAGGTGCCGGACGTGCTGCTCGCGGACATCAATCTCCCCGGAGCCTCCGGCATCACCTGCGTGGCCACCCTCAAGGCGGCTCACCCCGGGATGCAGGTGATCATGCTCACCACCTACGACGATACGGATTCGATCTTCGATTCACTCCGCTCCGGAGCCAGCGGCTATCTGCTCAAACGCAGCGCCGCAACGGAACTGCTGCCCGCCATCCGCGAAGTGGCCATCGACGGTGGCTCGCCGATGTCCGCGCACATCGCGCGCAAGGTGGTGACGTATTTCCATCCCGAGCGCCGTGCCACGCCGGAGATGCAATCGCTGACTCCCCGCGAGCAAGAGATCCTCGCGCGTCTGGCGAAGGGATTGCTCTACAAGGAAATCGCCGACCAACTCGGTATCAGCGTGAGCACCGTGCGCGCGCATCTGCACGCGGTGTATGGCAAGCTGCACGTACAATCCCGCACCGAGGCGGTGGTGAAGTATCTTCAGGGCTGA
- a CDS encoding sensor histidine kinase, with protein sequence MPSRFHALIPCIAALIAAMSGARAVEAPRAWIAHSWQTDDGLPSNDVSNIAQDADGSILAATHRGLARLDGKRLTQVPTGPASSAGEGVGGVLSARDGTLWVVTSRGLAARREGGDVALYSIIGRERFAHMTAFFESRSGDIWLGYNDGHAFRVHDGVIAPPKTTGDLAPDFANYIVEDGSGIIWGVGADVLARFQDDAFVHEQALPSAKDSQACGARSGGIWLIQDGTLFRLPADSALKRISELPAGPGDRVSCMLEDTAGRVWIGTFGDGLFVNIGRDIVRVATSNPDIWSLAEDREGNLWAATGGGGINRVRLRAVSMLSETGLPGGQTPRAMTCTPDGTIWVVLQTGGELYRRDKGGWKAFADGTAWPGRNATTVCATADGSVWIGTEEGRLFRHQEGTFEAIALPPVHPTERIRTLFEARDGSLWVARGRTMLNFKDGALTSHPFPGGPEIASMAEDSSGRLWVAELNGALYSFPATGFEKHDLTGKGRGVRTLLATPDGALWISRVNAGLLRLKDGKTGAVTSAQGLKDDVISQLVLDERGTIWAASDRGIFSCDFEQLTAVAEGRAMNVSCKAFGASEALASVQANSGYQPNHFTAPDGRIWIATRKGIAIANPAATGTNTVPPPVAITDVIVNGTAVSPRGPLEIGPGVDSLRAGLGVYSFTAPENARVLHRLDGLDRDWVDSSEERTANYNHLAPGRYTLEVMGANNDGVTSLHPARLEILVRPFFWQTLTFKISIGLVCLGLTAWVARWLSLRQARREMLAAKRQAELERERTRIARDMHDEVGASLTRISLLSELSASGEHPSPHLAKLSEASRDAVASFDRIVWAVNPRHDNLASFLDYTAEQVGELLQAAGIRCRLEWPDHIEPRPLPADFRHQVFLMIREAVNNATKHAGATEIAVEIDPAPQMLTIRILDDGQGFETDKLTGDGLGNMRNRANTLHGTCAIISEAAKGTEILFKLPWP encoded by the coding sequence ATGCCCAGCCGCTTTCACGCGCTCATCCCATGCATCGCCGCCCTCATCGCCGCGATGTCTGGCGCACGGGCCGTGGAGGCGCCGAGAGCGTGGATCGCGCACTCCTGGCAAACCGACGATGGCTTGCCGAGCAACGACGTGAGCAACATCGCGCAGGACGCGGATGGCTCGATCCTCGCCGCCACCCACCGCGGACTGGCCCGGCTGGATGGCAAGCGTCTCACCCAGGTGCCCACGGGTCCTGCCTCCAGTGCCGGAGAAGGCGTGGGTGGCGTCTTGTCTGCAAGGGATGGGACGTTGTGGGTGGTCACCAGCCGCGGTCTGGCCGCCCGCCGTGAGGGCGGCGACGTGGCCCTCTATTCCATCATCGGTCGCGAGCGGTTCGCCCACATGACGGCTTTTTTTGAAAGCCGCTCCGGAGACATCTGGCTGGGCTACAACGACGGTCATGCATTCCGCGTCCACGATGGCGTGATCGCCCCACCGAAAACAACAGGCGACCTCGCTCCGGATTTCGCGAACTATATCGTCGAGGATGGCTCCGGCATCATATGGGGGGTAGGTGCCGATGTTCTCGCCCGCTTTCAGGATGATGCCTTCGTTCACGAACAAGCGCTCCCGTCGGCAAAGGATAGCCAGGCATGCGGCGCGCGGAGCGGCGGAATCTGGCTGATCCAGGACGGAACCTTGTTCCGGCTGCCCGCGGACAGTGCGCTCAAGCGCATTTCGGAACTGCCCGCCGGCCCGGGCGACCGCGTGTCCTGCATGCTGGAGGACACGGCCGGGCGCGTCTGGATCGGCACCTTCGGCGACGGGCTGTTCGTCAACATCGGCCGGGATATCGTCCGTGTGGCCACTTCCAATCCGGACATCTGGTCGCTGGCGGAAGACCGCGAGGGCAATCTCTGGGCCGCGACGGGCGGCGGCGGCATCAACCGCGTGCGCCTGCGGGCCGTCTCCATGCTTTCGGAAACCGGCCTGCCGGGAGGACAGACCCCCAGGGCCATGACCTGCACGCCGGATGGTACGATATGGGTCGTACTTCAAACCGGTGGCGAACTCTACCGGCGTGACAAAGGCGGATGGAAAGCCTTCGCCGACGGGACCGCCTGGCCCGGCCGCAATGCCACCACCGTGTGCGCCACCGCCGACGGCAGTGTCTGGATCGGCACCGAGGAAGGCCGGCTGTTCCGTCACCAGGAGGGCACATTCGAGGCCATCGCACTGCCGCCGGTCCATCCCACCGAGCGCATCCGGACGTTGTTCGAAGCGCGCGATGGTTCGCTGTGGGTCGCCCGCGGCCGGACGATGCTGAATTTCAAAGACGGCGCGCTCACCTCGCATCCCTTCCCCGGCGGTCCCGAAATCGCCTCCATGGCAGAGGATTCCAGCGGCAGGCTGTGGGTAGCCGAACTCAATGGTGCCCTGTATTCCTTCCCGGCCACGGGCTTCGAAAAGCACGATCTGACGGGGAAAGGACGTGGCGTCCGCACCTTGCTCGCCACTCCGGATGGAGCGCTGTGGATCTCGCGGGTGAATGCGGGCCTGCTTCGCCTGAAGGATGGGAAGACGGGCGCGGTGACGAGCGCGCAAGGGCTGAAGGACGATGTCATCTCCCAACTGGTGCTGGACGAACGCGGCACCATCTGGGCCGCAAGCGACCGTGGGATATTCTCATGTGACTTCGAACAACTGACCGCGGTTGCGGAAGGCCGGGCGATGAATGTTTCCTGCAAGGCCTTCGGTGCCAGCGAGGCGCTTGCCAGCGTGCAGGCCAACAGCGGCTATCAGCCGAACCACTTCACCGCCCCGGATGGCCGGATCTGGATCGCCACACGGAAAGGGATCGCGATTGCGAATCCCGCCGCCACCGGCACGAACACCGTGCCTCCGCCGGTCGCCATCACCGATGTGATCGTCAATGGAACAGCCGTATCACCGCGCGGTCCTCTGGAGATTGGACCGGGCGTGGACAGCCTGCGGGCGGGTCTCGGCGTGTATTCCTTCACCGCTCCGGAGAATGCACGCGTTCTCCACCGGCTGGACGGATTGGACCGCGACTGGGTGGACAGCAGTGAAGAAAGGACGGCCAACTACAATCACCTCGCCCCCGGCCGCTACACCTTGGAAGTGATGGGTGCGAACAATGACGGTGTCACCAGTCTCCATCCCGCGCGTCTCGAAATCCTGGTGCGTCCATTCTTCTGGCAGACCCTCACCTTCAAGATCTCCATCGGCCTGGTTTGCCTCGGTCTCACCGCATGGGTGGCGCGGTGGCTTTCACTGCGCCAGGCCCGCCGTGAAATGCTCGCCGCCAAACGCCAGGCTGAACTCGAACGCGAGCGCACGCGCATCGCCCGCGACATGCACGATGAAGTGGGGGCCAGCCTCACCCGCATCTCGCTGCTCTCCGAGCTTTCCGCCAGCGGAGAACATCCATCACCGCATCTCGCGAAGCTTTCCGAAGCCTCGCGTGACGCGGTCGCCTCCTTCGACCGCATCGTGTGGGCGGTCAATCCGCGCCATGACAACCTCGCCAGCTTTCTCGACTACACCGCCGAACAGGTGGGCGAGTTGTTGCAGGCTGCGGGCATCCGCTGCCGACTGGAGTGGCCGGATCATATCGAACCACGTCCCCTGCCCGCCGATTTCCGCCATCAGGTTTTCCTGATGATCCGCGAGGCGGTGAACAATGCCACCAAGCATGCGGGCGCCACCGAGATCGCCGTGGAAATCGATCCCGCGCCGCAGATGCTCACGATCCGCATCCTCGACGATGGCCAGGGCTTCGAGACCGACAAGCTCACCGGCGATGGGCTCGGCAACATGCGAAACCGCGCGAACACGCTTCACGGCACCTGTGCGATCATCAGCGAAGCAGCCAAGGGCACCGAGATTCTTTTCAAGCTGCCGTGGCCTTGA
- a CDS encoding UxaA family hydrolase has product MKRLVQIHPEDNVAVAPEAVSAGTAEGALVLEDIPAGHKAALCDLAAGERVIKYGFPIGVTTEAVKAGAHVHSHNLKTGLGEDTELSWRPVPADASPVAGDVPVFMGFRRSDGRAATRNEIWIINTVACVNVPSQRIAETAARELVVPGGAIDGIHAFTHPYGCSQLGDDLGHTRKILSGLVRHPNAAAVLILGLGCENNTLKGFLQEVGALDPTRVRFFNAQEVLDEVEAGVEAVRELAAVVATAKREPIPASELVLGMKCGGSDGFSGITANPLVGRVADRLTGWGGTAILTEVPEMFGAEAPLFSRCDSGETFDQAVAMVNGFKDYFRRHDEPIYENPSPGNKEGGITTLEEKSLGCIQKGGRAPVKQVIGYGEPARQGLGGLCLVQAPGNDGVSATALAASGAHCILFTTGRGTPLGVPVPTLKIASNHALAARKPGWIDFDAGQLLDPDVDPEVVTSGLMAVILDVASGRRLARNEVNGFREITIWKQGVTL; this is encoded by the coding sequence ATGAAGCGTCTCGTCCAGATCCATCCCGAAGACAATGTGGCTGTCGCACCGGAGGCCGTTTCCGCTGGAACGGCGGAGGGTGCGCTGGTGTTGGAAGACATCCCGGCCGGGCACAAGGCCGCGTTGTGCGATCTCGCTGCAGGCGAGCGAGTGATCAAGTACGGCTTTCCCATCGGCGTGACCACCGAGGCGGTGAAGGCCGGAGCACATGTGCATTCCCACAATCTCAAGACGGGCCTTGGTGAAGATACCGAATTGTCATGGCGGCCGGTTCCTGCCGATGCCTCTCCTGTCGCGGGAGATGTTCCCGTCTTCATGGGCTTCCGCCGTTCCGATGGTCGCGCCGCGACACGCAATGAGATCTGGATCATCAATACGGTGGCCTGCGTGAACGTGCCGAGCCAGCGCATTGCGGAAACCGCCGCCCGCGAACTGGTGGTGCCGGGTGGTGCGATCGATGGCATCCACGCGTTCACTCATCCGTATGGTTGCTCCCAGCTCGGCGATGACCTCGGCCATACGCGTAAGATCCTGTCAGGCCTCGTTCGTCATCCCAATGCGGCGGCAGTGCTGATTCTCGGCCTGGGTTGTGAGAACAACACGCTGAAGGGTTTTCTGCAGGAGGTTGGCGCGCTCGATCCCACGCGTGTTCGTTTCTTCAATGCCCAGGAAGTGCTCGATGAAGTCGAGGCCGGCGTGGAGGCCGTGCGCGAGCTCGCGGCGGTGGTGGCCACGGCGAAACGCGAGCCGATCCCCGCGTCCGAACTGGTGCTGGGGATGAAGTGCGGCGGCAGCGATGGCTTCAGCGGCATCACTGCGAATCCCCTGGTCGGGCGTGTCGCCGACCGTCTTACCGGCTGGGGCGGCACCGCCATCCTGACCGAGGTGCCGGAGATGTTCGGCGCTGAGGCTCCTTTGTTCTCCCGTTGTGACAGCGGAGAAACGTTCGATCAGGCGGTGGCGATGGTGAATGGGTTCAAGGACTACTTCCGCCGCCACGACGAACCCATCTACGAGAATCCATCTCCCGGCAACAAGGAGGGCGGCATCACCACGCTGGAGGAGAAATCTCTGGGATGCATCCAGAAGGGTGGCCGCGCTCCGGTGAAGCAGGTGATCGGCTATGGTGAACCCGCCCGTCAGGGGCTCGGCGGTCTCTGTCTCGTACAGGCTCCCGGCAATGATGGTGTTTCCGCCACCGCGCTCGCGGCTTCCGGCGCGCATTGCATTCTCTTTACGACGGGCCGGGGTACGCCACTTGGCGTACCAGTGCCCACCTTGAAGATCGCGTCCAATCACGCGCTGGCCGCACGCAAGCCCGGGTGGATCGATTTCGATGCCGGCCAGCTTCTCGATCCGGATGTGGATCCCGAAGTGGTCACGTCCGGACTGATGGCTGTGATCCTCGATGTGGCGAGTGGTCGGCGCCTGGCACGCAATGAGGTCAACGGCTTCCGCGAGATCACGATCTGGAAGCAAGGAGTAACGCTTTGA
- a CDS encoding ROK family protein codes for MTESQVKPVAGIELGGTKTVVAWGLPDGTIYEEHRFPTTQPDETFTTAIEWLRERGVPAGIGLAAFGPVRVNPMASDFGSMLATPKEGWRGFSITGALEKAFPGVPLVLDTDVNVALWGETVLGAAKGATDAAYITIGTGIGAGILSGGRLVHGTLHPEFGHLKVVRAPGDAFEGVCPFHGDCLEGLASGPAIAARWGKAAVDLPPDHPAWDMEAWYLAHGILALLAIVSPSKVIVGGGVSQCPVLHATIAATLKEAAAGYFGEGDFSDLVVPPQLGQEAGIRGALLLAGSRGDS; via the coding sequence ATGACAGAATCGCAGGTAAAACCGGTGGCGGGAATCGAACTGGGCGGCACCAAGACGGTGGTCGCCTGGGGGCTCCCCGATGGCACGATCTACGAGGAACATCGTTTTCCCACCACGCAGCCGGATGAGACTTTCACCACCGCTATCGAATGGCTGCGTGAACGCGGCGTACCCGCAGGCATCGGCCTTGCGGCATTCGGTCCGGTGCGGGTGAATCCCATGGCGTCTGATTTCGGCTCGATGCTGGCCACGCCGAAGGAAGGTTGGCGCGGCTTTTCCATCACAGGTGCGCTGGAGAAAGCCTTCCCCGGCGTGCCGCTGGTGCTCGATACGGATGTGAATGTGGCCCTTTGGGGGGAGACGGTATTGGGGGCGGCGAAGGGTGCGACGGATGCAGCCTACATCACCATCGGCACTGGCATCGGTGCGGGGATTCTTTCAGGAGGAAGGCTGGTGCATGGCACGCTTCATCCGGAGTTCGGACATCTCAAGGTCGTGCGTGCGCCCGGTGATGCGTTCGAAGGCGTGTGTCCGTTCCATGGCGATTGCCTGGAGGGATTGGCGAGTGGGCCGGCCATCGCCGCACGCTGGGGGAAGGCTGCAGTGGATTTGCCACCGGATCATCCGGCATGGGACATGGAGGCGTGGTATCTCGCTCACGGCATTCTCGCGCTGCTGGCCATCGTTTCGCCCTCGAAGGTGATCGTCGGTGGCGGAGTCTCGCAGTGTCCGGTGCTGCACGCGACGATCGCGGCGACGTTGAAGGAAGCGGCCGCCGGATATTTCGGCGAGGGCGACTTCAGCGACCTTGTTGTTCCGCCACAGCTCGGACAGGAGGCGGGGATTCGCGGGGCATTGCTGCTGGCCGGGTCTCGCGGCGATTCTTGA
- the eda gene encoding bifunctional 4-hydroxy-2-oxoglutarate aldolase/2-dehydro-3-deoxy-phosphogluconate aldolase translates to MIDRILAKRIVPVIVLDDPASAEPLAEALLAGGLDIMEVTFRTAAAEESIRRISARFPEILVGAGTLLEIEQVKRAKDAGAQFGLAPGLNPKIVEVARAEGIQFSPGVMTPSEVEQAMALGCKLLKFFPAETAGGVGMLKNLAGPYGHTGVKVIPTGGITSANLASYLKLPVVAAIGGSWFVDKALIAAGDWKEITRLTKEALAAAAQA, encoded by the coding sequence ATGATCGACCGCATTCTCGCCAAACGCATCGTCCCGGTGATCGTCCTCGATGATCCCGCCTCAGCCGAACCTCTGGCCGAAGCCCTGCTCGCGGGCGGCCTTGATATCATGGAGGTTACTTTCCGCACCGCGGCTGCGGAAGAGTCCATTCGCAGGATCTCCGCGCGTTTTCCGGAGATTCTGGTGGGAGCGGGAACCTTGCTGGAAATCGAGCAGGTGAAGCGCGCGAAGGACGCTGGTGCCCAATTCGGCCTGGCTCCGGGATTGAATCCGAAAATCGTGGAGGTGGCCCGGGCGGAAGGAATCCAATTTTCGCCAGGTGTGATGACGCCGAGCGAAGTCGAGCAAGCCATGGCGCTCGGCTGCAAACTGCTGAAATTTTTTCCGGCGGAGACGGCTGGTGGGGTGGGCATGCTGAAGAATCTCGCGGGTCCTTACGGCCATACCGGCGTGAAAGTCATCCCGACCGGCGGCATCACCTCGGCCAATCTGGCCAGCTACCTGAAACTGCCGGTGGTGGCCGCGATCGGTGGCTCGTGGTTCGTGGACAAGGCGCTCATCGCGGCGGGCGATTGGAAGGAAATCACGCGTCTGACCAAGGAGGCGCTTGCCGCGGCGGCCCAGGCTTGA
- a CDS encoding zinc-binding alcohol dehydrogenase family protein, translating to MKTLVLREPGQIALDVSTEPAAPAPGEALVKVHRVGVCGTDIHAFRGKQPFFSYPRVLGHELGVEVLAVGEGVANVKPGYRCSVEPYINCDTCVACRKGKGNCCTRIQVIGVHADGGMRERIILPARKLHPSAKLSYDQLALVETLGIGAHAVQRSGLQKDEFALVIGAGPIGLAAMQFAVEAGAKTIVLDINEARLEFCQKQLGVQHAINGRTEDVLERLMEITNGDLPDVVFDATGNAASMMKSFEYPAHGGRLVFIGLFVGEVTFDDPNFHRRELTLLASRNANPEDFGRIIGLIESGRINTLPWITHRATVEEVPGLFESWTKPETGVLKAMIGF from the coding sequence ATGAAGACGCTCGTCCTCCGCGAACCCGGCCAGATTGCTCTCGATGTTTCCACCGAACCCGCCGCGCCAGCTCCCGGCGAAGCCCTTGTGAAAGTGCATCGCGTCGGCGTCTGCGGCACCGACATCCATGCCTTCCGTGGCAAGCAGCCTTTCTTCAGCTATCCACGCGTGCTCGGCCACGAGCTCGGGGTGGAAGTGTTGGCCGTGGGTGAAGGTGTGGCAAACGTGAAGCCCGGCTACCGTTGTTCGGTCGAGCCCTACATCAACTGCGACACCTGCGTGGCCTGCCGGAAAGGAAAAGGAAACTGCTGCACGCGCATCCAGGTGATCGGAGTGCATGCGGATGGCGGCATGCGTGAGCGCATCATCCTGCCTGCACGGAAGCTGCATCCTTCCGCCAAGCTTTCCTACGATCAGCTCGCGCTCGTTGAGACGCTCGGCATCGGCGCGCATGCGGTGCAGCGGTCCGGTCTTCAGAAGGATGAGTTCGCTCTGGTCATTGGCGCAGGCCCCATCGGCTTGGCCGCGATGCAGTTCGCCGTGGAAGCCGGTGCGAAAACCATCGTTCTGGACATCAATGAAGCCCGTCTGGAGTTCTGCCAAAAGCAGCTCGGCGTCCAGCACGCGATCAATGGCCGCACGGAGGATGTTCTCGAACGTCTCATGGAAATCACCAACGGTGACTTGCCGGATGTGGTCTTCGATGCCACCGGCAACGCCGCCTCAATGATGAAGTCCTTCGAATACCCGGCTCACGGCGGGCGGCTGGTGTTCATCGGCCTCTTCGTGGGTGAGGTGACGTTCGATGATCCGAATTTCCATCGTCGCGAACTGACATTGCTCGCGAGCCGGAATGCGAATCCGGAAGATTTCGGCCGCATCATCGGGCTCATCGAAAGCGGCCGCATCAATACGCTGCCATGGATCACCCATCGCGCCACTGTCGAGGAAGTGCCGGGCTTGTTCGAGTCCTGGACCAAGCCCGAGACCGGCGTCCTGAAGGCGATGATCGGATTCTAA